CATGATCGCGACCCCCATCACGTCCTGCGGCTGGTAGAGCTCGACCAGATTCGGCACCGCCTTGCGCGTCATGAACTCGTAGAGCGCGTCCTGCGGCGCGGTCACCATGCCGCGCTGCATGCCGGTGAAGGCGTTGTGCATCCAGGGATCGCGGCGATGCGTGATGGCGGTGATCCTGATGAAGTAGTTTTCGTTCTTGCGCGGCCCGAGATAGCCGAACATCTCGCCGAACGGCCCCTCGGGCAGCAGCGGCTCATCGAGGGGAATCTCGCCCTCGATCACCATTTCCGCGTGCGCCGGCACCCGCAGGTCGTTGTCCTCGGACTTCACCACCTCGACCGCCTTGCCGCGGAAGCCACCGGCCATGGCGAGCTCGTCGATCGGCTTGTTGCTGGTGAAGCGATTGGCGACCTTCGTGCCGCTGATGAACCAGGTGACCGGGTCCTGGCCCAGCACGCAGGAGATCTGCACCGATTTCTCGCCGCGCTTTTTCGCCGCCTCCAGCATCTTCCAGCCCGTCTGGCCCGGTTCCGGGTTGAAGCCAAGCAGCCGCGGGCCACGTACCTGGCAGCGGTAGGTGCCGAAGTTGCCGCCGATCTCCGGGTCCCACATGAAGCAGGAAGCCGTATTGACGTAGCGGCCCGCGTCCGCCGGATTGGTCTGGATGAAGGCGAATTTCGTCACGTCGATGTCGTCGCCGCGCAGCACCACCTGCTTGCAGGGCGCCGCTTCGCGCGCGACCTCCACCGGCGCAATCTCCGGATAAACGCCGTTGTTCTGCGCCAGCACATCGAGCAGATGGGCCTTCGCCGCGCGGTAGCTCTTCCGCGGGTCGTCGAAATCGAGCGGCTGACCGAATACGACTGCGTCCGTGAGGAGGTTGGCCTGCAGCAGCCCCAGCACCGGCCCGCGCATCCAGCGGCCCTCCACTTTCACCTCGTCGAACCACAGCGCCGGCACGCCGAACATCGTGAAGAGATCGTTCGCCCGGAACACCAGCCCGGTTGCGTGATACGCATCCTGGTCGATCCGGGGGATGCGCAGCAGCAGGCCATGGGCATCCAGCGCCGCCACGTAGTCACGCAGCGAGTCGAAGGGTGGGCGTGGGGCGGGGCCGGTCGCACCGGAGCCAGGCGTGCGCGCCGCGCTGAGATTGCTCGCCGCCAGGGACGTCGCGGCGGCACCACCAGCCACCAGCAGTTCGCGGCGCGACAGCCCCACCGTCGAGTCCGAAGTCCGATCCGTCATGCAATACCTCCACCCGACCGGGTACACGACACCACCGGTCTCATTGTCGGTTCCACACGGAGAAGTTGGAATAGCCGCGCCGCTGCCAGGCGGTCAGGTGACGCGGCTGCCGGCGGCGCCGCTGCAGGTCAGGGTCACGTGGTAGAAGTTGTTCGTCCCGATGTCGCGCCGGGTATGAATCGCCATCGAGCCCGCCCCGGCCGGGATGTGGTCCCTGTACTCCGTGACGCCGCCTCGTGTCACCTTTTCCAGGATGCCGCCGCTCTACCCGAAAAGCCAATAAGCCAAACCCGGCACCGTCTACATCAGGCGATCTTCAAGGCCGCGAACAACAACCCGAGGCCCAGCATCAGCATGGAGCCGAGCCGCACCGTCATCGTCGTGGACAGGAGTTGCAGGTCCTTGTGGAAGGCCGACGACATGGCTTCCAGGTCCTTGCGCACGAGCGCGAGTTCCTGACGGAACTCCGCCCGCAACAACTCGAGATCTGACTTCGTTGCCAGCGTGGTACCCATGTCGCGTTCCATCGCATCGATCACGGCCCTTGCCTTGTCGGCCGGGACGTTGATGCTGACGAGAGCATCATACAGCGAATACAGATAATCCACGGCGTGCCTCATGGAGTGTCATCCTCGACCCCGACCATGGTGCAGAGAAAGGCCGGGAACTGGCAGCCAGGATTCTGGCCTATTCGCAAAGAAAAGCCGTCTTTATTCAGCGCGACGGGAAAACGGCGCGGGACGGTAATAGCGACTCCGTTTACTACAAACGCCTATCTAGGATGACCGAAGCAGACGCTGCAGCCCATCCCAATCCGTCCTGGTCGGCGGGGTCAGACGCGGGTCGAGCAGGCCAACCTCCTCGAGCGTGTACGCTATCCCAACGGAGGTCCGCCCGTAGTTGCAGCCCGAGCAGGTCACGAGGATATTTGAAAGCGAGTTGTCCCCGCCCCGGCTGTGGGGAAGGACGTGGTCAAACTGCAGCCACATGCACAGCAGCGCCGCGTGGCATGCGCCGGTTGCGCTCCAGTATGCCGCTTCGGGATATGCGGCCGTCAGCGCTTTGCGCACCTCGGCGGTCACGAGCGGAATTCCGCAGAATGCGCAGTTGTATCCGTACAGCGCAATCAGGTCAGCCTTCTGCGCCGCCGTCGGCATGCGTGCAGGGATGCGGTCTGCCTTGGGCAGGGTGGCGGGTGCACCGCTGACTTGCCGAAACCTTACATCGGCGGCCCGACCTGGAAATTGCTGGTCCGACCCCAGTAGCGGCAATACCCAGTCGCCTATGG
This genomic interval from Gammaproteobacteria bacterium contains the following:
- a CDS encoding UbiD family decarboxylase, giving the protein MTDRTSDSTVGLSRRELLVAGGAAATSLAASNLSAARTPGSGATGPAPRPPFDSLRDYVAALDAHGLLLRIPRIDQDAYHATGLVFRANDLFTMFGVPALWFDEVKVEGRWMRGPVLGLLQANLLTDAVVFGQPLDFDDPRKSYRAAKAHLLDVLAQNNGVYPEIAPVEVAREAAPCKQVVLRGDDIDVTKFAFIQTNPADAGRYVNTASCFMWDPEIGGNFGTYRCQVRGPRLLGFNPEPGQTGWKMLEAAKKRGEKSVQISCVLGQDPVTWFISGTKVANRFTSNKPIDELAMAGGFRGKAVEVVKSEDNDLRVPAHAEMVIEGEIPLDEPLLPEGPFGEMFGYLGPRKNENYFIRITAITHRRDPWMHNAFTGMQRGMVTAPQDALYEFMTRKAVPNLVELYQPQDVMGVAIMSIDKTAPGQGLAAGRRIAQRNPVAKIVIVVDKDVDVMDRTEVTFAMGSRWQPWPAAEIIKDAVGIITDPSQPMQGRTSKIVIDATRQLPEEGGREHFPQTNRALLEQGAPEVAAEVERLFGAQLRDWRPG
- a CDS encoding HNH endonuclease, with amino-acid sequence MTGDNYHAPRRCLKEPIPEIFEAASRLSEAVDAHLAGDRGRADHLIREADMPPIGDWVLPLLGSDQQFPGRAADVRFRQVSGAPATLPKADRIPARMPTAAQKADLIALYGYNCAFCGIPLVTAEVRKALTAAYPEAAYWSATGACHAALLCMWLQFDHVLPHSRGGDNSLSNILVTCSGCNYGRTSVGIAYTLEEVGLLDPRLTPPTRTDWDGLQRLLRSS